A single window of Vibrio campbellii CAIM 519 = NBRC 15631 = ATCC 25920 DNA harbors:
- a CDS encoding GGDEF domain-containing protein, producing MTDEFKKSTANLKKAVPLMIKNHVAATPANYALWYTYVDKTIPELNQELDMVLENYDVCPPAMHKQLYNSYVASKAETSLEELKTNVEVLLGEVSSSMSDTITDTSSFSDMVDKSFNKLEKVEDNSLSIEEVMNVVRQLVAESREIRHSTQFLNSQLTTASEEISRLKNQLADVQKDALFDGLSNLYNRRAFDSDLQMLIDSNQAMTLVMLDIDHFKAFNDNYGHLFGDTVIKAIARRLQQSCRDGISAYRFGGEEFALIIPNKSLRIGRQYADTLRRMIEKLRVRDKRSGSQVQSITASFGVAEYEVGDTLESLVNKADKQLYEAKQLGRNRVMPL from the coding sequence ATGACCGACGAATTTAAAAAATCAACCGCGAATCTAAAAAAAGCGGTACCACTAATGATCAAGAACCACGTAGCAGCGACACCAGCAAACTACGCCTTGTGGTACACCTACGTAGACAAAACCATCCCAGAGCTTAACCAAGAGTTAGATATGGTTCTGGAGAATTATGACGTCTGCCCACCAGCGATGCACAAGCAGCTCTACAACAGCTACGTCGCGAGTAAAGCCGAAACCAGTTTAGAAGAACTCAAAACCAACGTAGAAGTACTGTTGGGTGAAGTATCTAGCTCGATGAGTGACACTATTACGGATACCTCCTCCTTCTCTGATATGGTGGACAAAAGCTTTAACAAGCTCGAAAAGGTTGAAGATAATAGCCTGAGTATTGAAGAAGTGATGAATGTGGTTCGTCAGCTCGTCGCGGAATCTCGTGAAATTCGTCACTCGACTCAGTTTCTAAATAGCCAACTAACGACGGCTAGTGAAGAAATTTCTCGTCTAAAAAACCAATTGGCTGATGTACAAAAAGACGCTCTTTTCGATGGTCTTTCCAATCTGTATAACCGCCGTGCTTTCGACAGTGACCTCCAAATGCTGATCGACAGCAATCAAGCAATGACCTTGGTTATGCTGGATATTGATCACTTCAAAGCATTTAACGACAATTACGGCCACTTGTTTGGCGATACCGTTATCAAAGCCATCGCACGTCGTCTGCAACAAAGCTGTCGTGATGGCATCAGCGCTTACCGCTTTGGTGGCGAAGAGTTTGCTTTGATCATACCGAATAAATCGTTGCGCATCGGTCGTCAATACGCCGATACGTTACGCAGAATGATCGAAAAGCTGCGTGTCCGTGACAAACGTTCGGGCAGCCAAGTGCAAAGTATTACCGCTTCTTTTGGTGTCGCAGAGTATGAAGTTGGCGATACGTTGGAAAGCTTGGTTAATAAGGCTGATAAACAGTTGTATGAAGCAAAACAACTGGGCCGAAACCGAGTAATGCCGCTGTAG
- a CDS encoding malate synthase, whose product MNMLNFDKKDIQQQERPFIAEAVFAVEAVSAEQQSEKQVKAKQLLDRMFPLENGSHQDVSSYVIDYRHVMAYFKDGTHSGLKSPKHFVAYTGEKEDPKSILFKDESGSHVEVMFGCHKGTGCVELMDIDDIQLETRTTFSPELIGNAPTAMRHWISLIKGDKKGKPMACSEDKEYTAKNGDDYFLSYCYSID is encoded by the coding sequence ATGAATATGCTGAATTTCGATAAAAAAGACATCCAACAACAAGAACGCCCATTTATCGCTGAAGCCGTATTTGCCGTCGAGGCGGTAAGTGCTGAGCAGCAAAGCGAGAAGCAAGTTAAGGCGAAGCAACTACTGGACCGCATGTTCCCACTGGAGAATGGCTCACACCAAGACGTGTCAAGTTATGTGATTGATTACCGTCATGTAATGGCCTACTTCAAAGACGGTACACACAGCGGTCTGAAAAGCCCAAAACATTTTGTAGCGTACACTGGTGAGAAAGAAGATCCGAAATCGATCCTATTTAAAGATGAGTCAGGCAGCCACGTAGAAGTGATGTTTGGCTGTCATAAAGGCACGGGTTGTGTGGAGTTGATGGACATTGATGACATTCAACTGGAAACACGTACTACCTTCAGCCCTGAGCTAATTGGTAATGCACCGACCGCAATGCGTCATTGGATCAGCCTAATTAAAGGTGATAAGAAAGGAAAACCTATGGCGTGTAGTGAAGACAAAGAGTACACCGCGAAAAACGGCGACGACTACTTCCTTAGCTACTGCTACAGCATTGATTAA
- a CDS encoding DUF3612 domain-containing protein yields MSVSKSLIRQSHFLGTKIRNLRKNNHLTMEDLSARCVRINPEYAPSVSYLSMIERGKRVPSIDMLEVIAEVFQKEPAWFLDDEPELEAITPNKGNRGGINGMALEPSFLFSNDILQIAIPEMLSQTGITGRQFAHLLIRAHQENHQNHFPDLERAAEEVGLKRLNLSVEDLIDIAKSMGLDIRWVDRAPQDVIDELGVSAKQLITSFMEAPGTIYLNKRMRDYPTRLKYDLAVYIGHRVLHSSDGMSNVLSIGHQNNWEQSGSQVSNSELNSQDILQAWRDFESSFFAGALLCPKVPFRQLLDRSGYEIDVHKKAGVSPSVAMRRMTVVSPYPHWHYFDAYGPGKLKAVYRGNGIPLPWGNMRKVNDPCQHWAVFRRLSQPLDTSSAQISILNVGNEPRIYCCESVNVFDPAGNNRVLCAGIDLNPAISAQGGDAIAIAEELKSLCVSSGGSTVIPQHIKKDLTTIAKILNINWIERGIQTQARLICSRGAVCPRQPSCYNKCGESADSGDEPQIIEL; encoded by the coding sequence ATGTCTGTGTCAAAAAGTCTTATCCGCCAATCTCATTTTCTCGGGACGAAAATTCGTAACCTGAGGAAGAACAACCATTTAACGATGGAAGATTTGTCTGCGCGTTGCGTTAGGATCAATCCTGAGTACGCGCCGTCGGTTTCTTACCTATCGATGATCGAACGTGGAAAACGCGTTCCAAGTATCGATATGTTGGAAGTGATCGCCGAAGTTTTCCAAAAAGAGCCTGCATGGTTTTTAGATGATGAGCCAGAGCTGGAAGCGATCACACCAAATAAAGGTAATCGTGGTGGCATCAATGGAATGGCCCTTGAACCGAGTTTCTTGTTCTCCAATGACATCCTGCAAATCGCGATACCAGAAATGCTCTCCCAAACTGGTATCACTGGGCGTCAGTTTGCTCATCTGTTGATACGGGCCCACCAAGAGAACCATCAAAACCACTTCCCAGATCTGGAGCGAGCCGCTGAAGAAGTCGGATTAAAGCGTCTGAACCTGTCAGTGGAAGATCTGATCGACATTGCTAAAAGCATGGGGTTGGATATTCGTTGGGTAGACCGAGCGCCACAGGATGTGATTGATGAGCTTGGCGTAAGTGCGAAGCAGCTGATCACCTCTTTTATGGAGGCGCCAGGGACGATTTACCTCAACAAGCGCATGCGCGACTACCCAACACGCCTGAAATACGATTTAGCCGTTTACATTGGCCATCGTGTACTTCACAGCAGCGACGGCATGAGTAATGTATTGTCGATTGGGCATCAGAACAACTGGGAACAAAGCGGCTCGCAAGTATCGAACTCCGAGCTTAACTCACAAGACATTTTGCAAGCGTGGCGTGATTTTGAATCGAGCTTCTTTGCTGGAGCCCTGCTGTGTCCAAAAGTACCGTTTCGCCAATTACTCGACCGCTCTGGTTATGAAATCGATGTACACAAAAAAGCGGGCGTCTCCCCTTCTGTTGCGATGCGCCGCATGACGGTCGTATCACCTTATCCGCATTGGCATTACTTTGATGCTTATGGCCCGGGTAAACTCAAAGCCGTATATCGTGGTAACGGTATCCCGCTTCCTTGGGGTAATATGCGCAAGGTCAACGACCCATGTCAGCACTGGGCAGTGTTCCGTCGCTTATCACAACCGCTGGACACCAGTTCAGCACAAATTTCGATTCTTAATGTCGGTAACGAGCCACGTATCTATTGCTGTGAGTCAGTCAATGTCTTCGACCCAGCGGGCAACAACCGCGTTCTATGCGCAGGTATTGACCTCAACCCTGCTATCTCAGCTCAGGGCGGGGATGCGATTGCCATTGCAGAAGAGCTGAAATCGCTGTGTGTCTCTTCAGGGGGAAGTACTGTCATACCTCAGCACATCAAGAAAGATCTCACCACGATAGCCAAGATTCTCAACATCAATTGGATAGAAAGGGGAATTCAAACCCAAGCAAGATTGATTTGTTCACGAGGAGCCGTATGTCCAAGACAACCAAGTTGTTATAACAAGTGCGGTGAATCAGCGGATTCAGGTGACGAGCCGCAAATTATCGAGCTCTAG
- a CDS encoding diguanylate cyclase, whose product MQYSSKKQGYFALFFLTFFALCVGVIELLHHNQLNLHRERLQVEAKEQLSMLRSNLEADLMADIYKASTLATLITLLPNHENRKLKMAANRILNKSNHITVIGIAENDVVSHIYPRRGNERVIGLDYRTVPAQWVQIQKAKDIQEIFIAGPVELVQGGRGLIVRVPVFRDPPINKDYWGVISAVIDFNGLLRETGVMDFSSHYPMTIRGYDSSGELGDIFFGEPKPSGKVYAKEQVHFPYGGWSLAVYSGADLDQQLPWYTLQLTRLVGYPIVLGLSIALIVIYRLYIVAENRALHDELTQLPNRRYFMQSYKHQFQIAKRYKKRYSFALVNIDLNRFKNINDNYGHDAGDKVLIACAERIRSSLRRSDIVARMGGDEFLVIVHNPKTEDSIHALVKKLRFALCSNPVIYEQDLIYLRTSIGYAMFDPEMTSPQQMMKIADERMYQQKHYGG is encoded by the coding sequence ATGCAGTACTCATCGAAGAAGCAAGGCTACTTTGCATTGTTCTTCCTCACTTTTTTTGCCCTATGCGTTGGAGTCATTGAGTTGTTGCACCACAATCAGCTCAACCTTCACCGAGAGCGACTTCAAGTTGAGGCCAAAGAACAACTTTCTATGCTCCGCTCCAATTTAGAAGCGGACCTGATGGCTGACATATACAAAGCTAGCACGCTTGCGACTCTTATTACATTGCTACCGAACCATGAAAACCGCAAGTTAAAAATGGCTGCGAATCGTATCCTCAATAAAAGCAATCATATTACGGTAATCGGCATCGCGGAAAATGATGTGGTAAGCCATATCTACCCACGTCGAGGGAACGAGCGTGTTATTGGGCTGGATTACCGAACGGTGCCAGCGCAGTGGGTGCAAATCCAAAAAGCCAAAGACATTCAAGAGATATTCATCGCAGGTCCAGTCGAGCTCGTTCAGGGTGGGCGAGGATTGATTGTTCGTGTGCCTGTATTTCGTGATCCTCCAATAAACAAGGATTACTGGGGTGTGATCAGTGCTGTGATCGACTTTAATGGTTTGCTCCGAGAAACCGGGGTGATGGACTTCTCTTCTCATTATCCGATGACCATTCGTGGTTATGACAGCAGTGGCGAGCTTGGCGATATATTTTTCGGTGAGCCGAAGCCTAGTGGGAAGGTTTACGCCAAAGAGCAAGTGCATTTTCCCTACGGAGGCTGGAGCTTGGCGGTGTATTCCGGTGCGGACTTAGACCAGCAATTACCATGGTACACATTGCAGCTAACGAGATTAGTCGGCTATCCGATTGTTCTTGGATTAAGTATCGCCCTGATTGTGATTTACCGATTGTATATTGTGGCCGAAAACCGAGCACTGCATGATGAACTCACCCAGCTGCCCAATCGTCGTTACTTTATGCAGTCTTACAAGCATCAATTTCAGATCGCGAAACGCTATAAAAAGCGCTACAGCTTTGCGCTTGTAAACATCGATCTTAATCGCTTTAAGAATATTAACGATAACTATGGTCATGATGCTGGCGATAAAGTGCTGATCGCTTGTGCTGAGCGGATTAGAAGCAGTTTACGACGTTCGGATATTGTGGCTCGCATGGGAGGAGATGAATTTCTCGTGATTGTCCATAATCCGAAAACGGAAGACAGCATTCATGCTCTGGTGAAAAAGCTTCGTTTTGCTCTGTGCTCGAATCCAGTCATTTATGAACAAGACTTGATTTATCTGAGAACTAGCATTGGTTATGCGATGTTTGATCCTGAAATGACATCACCTCAACAGATGATGAAAATCGCCGATGAACGCATGTATCAGCAAAAACACTACGGTGGATAA
- a CDS encoding alpha-ketoglutarate-dependent dioxygenase AlkB family protein, with amino-acid sequence MQVQGDLFKSSFWQEVAQGKIYYDPHFLGHLDADRCFSRLRATLPWQQESIMMFGRSVLQPRLQAWHGDAAYTYSGLTMTPHPWTPELIELKTRIEAVAEVKFNSVLANLYRHGQDSMGWHQDNEPELGRNPIIASINLGETRRFVLRNLHCKTQLEYELSHGSLLIMAGELQHHWKHAVPKTAKPKGERINLTFRHIVTNY; translated from the coding sequence ATGCAAGTACAAGGCGATTTATTCAAAAGTTCATTTTGGCAAGAAGTAGCACAAGGGAAGATCTACTATGATCCTCACTTTCTCGGTCACTTAGATGCTGATCGCTGCTTTTCGCGGCTTCGCGCAACCTTACCTTGGCAACAAGAAAGCATCATGATGTTTGGACGATCGGTATTACAGCCTCGACTACAAGCGTGGCATGGTGACGCCGCTTACACTTATTCAGGGCTAACCATGACGCCTCACCCTTGGACACCGGAACTGATTGAACTGAAAACACGCATTGAAGCCGTTGCTGAGGTGAAATTTAACTCTGTCTTAGCGAATCTCTATCGTCACGGCCAAGACTCTATGGGATGGCATCAAGACAATGAGCCTGAGCTAGGAAGAAATCCTATAATCGCTTCTATAAACTTGGGGGAAACTCGCCGATTTGTTCTAAGGAATTTACATTGTAAAACCCAATTAGAATATGAGCTTAGCCATGGTTCTCTGCTCATTATGGCCGGAGAGTTACAACATCACTGGAAGCATGCCGTTCCTAAAACAGCAAAACCAAAAGGCGAGCGTATTAATCTGACTTTCCGCCATATCGTGACCAACTATTGA
- a CDS encoding DUF3541 domain-containing protein, with translation MRIRPLSLAVLLSCSLAFQAQASQEAPVLTYSQSAQLIKDTYESQLYTLPAFREGHYGLRMYRQTLNDKYLPAVWTDMAQVANRLNRFANEVTAPEQIFLYSEARLATYHDKEDERSQRRYTVTKHQPEYLYLGIDLIGAMARADEYGLKHKQDKSLRSVLRRYDFGRYATDPEMIEAWAAQLANQVYWLRQLGEQDVVNAFTDAFRTTYPDNQDKKLSPQQYSNKIYGMTHIILGDSQYYQKQVNEADHQWIYDYFRDNIDTIILRSKEDVITEVGISFLLAGLDNDPVVEKTRQAIQSAINTQQGMSPSVEGDYDLKYGEHRNVLAIMLLDWQGVHQAPTIQNQPQAFESPPYGLVSKH, from the coding sequence ATGCGTATCAGACCTCTCAGCTTAGCCGTGTTGCTCTCCTGTTCACTGGCTTTTCAGGCGCAAGCCTCTCAAGAGGCACCGGTTTTAACCTATTCGCAGTCCGCACAGTTGATCAAAGATACGTACGAATCGCAGCTATATACCTTGCCTGCGTTTCGAGAGGGGCATTACGGCCTTCGTATGTATCGCCAAACGTTAAATGACAAGTATCTCCCCGCAGTATGGACAGACATGGCACAAGTCGCGAACCGTCTCAATCGTTTTGCCAATGAAGTCACTGCACCCGAGCAAATTTTTCTCTACTCAGAAGCACGTTTAGCGACTTACCACGACAAAGAAGACGAACGAAGCCAACGTCGCTACACCGTTACCAAGCACCAACCAGAATACCTCTACTTAGGCATCGATCTGATTGGAGCAATGGCAAGAGCGGACGAGTACGGCTTAAAGCACAAACAAGACAAATCGCTAAGGAGTGTTTTACGTCGATACGATTTCGGACGCTACGCCACTGACCCAGAGATGATAGAAGCTTGGGCGGCGCAATTGGCGAACCAAGTCTACTGGCTACGTCAGCTCGGCGAACAAGATGTGGTCAATGCATTTACCGATGCATTTCGCACGACCTACCCAGACAACCAAGACAAAAAACTGTCACCGCAGCAATACAGTAATAAGATCTACGGTATGACACACATTATTTTGGGTGATTCACAGTATTACCAAAAACAGGTGAATGAAGCTGACCATCAGTGGATTTATGACTACTTCCGCGACAATATCGACACCATCATTTTGCGTTCCAAAGAAGATGTAATTACTGAGGTCGGGATTTCATTTCTCCTTGCGGGGTTAGATAATGACCCAGTCGTCGAAAAAACTCGTCAAGCAATCCAAAGTGCCATTAATACGCAGCAAGGGATGAGCCCCTCCGTGGAAGGGGACTACGACTTGAAATATGGTGAACACCGCAATGTGTTGGCCATCATGCTGCTGGATTGGCAAGGTGTACACCAAGCCCCAACAATACAAAACCAGCCCCAAGCGTTTGAGTCTCCGCCTTATGGGTTAGTGTCAAAGCATTGA
- a CDS encoding helix-turn-helix domain-containing protein yields MQFDRLQFADALKHFRKKYQYSQDSLAELLSSSHRVFSSLNQATLSQWERQKIEPTLLRRLGIAHFFQQPYHYDSQELKVVKKALQHPVNSQNLSTVYDYEITHTGHVPFDKLEEEDRALVIDSHLRMNGGDIIDTLNQLELNQPKIYCFYYRKMLVGHVVYEQKNNSIYLVSVVFLTKSIRTQILNHIAGISKGLMIYFPIRDHSLSQFMEDCFLERCCSNHSITFYTGASRQFFENPMIKSVMKGFQDFRLVRYEQMLKSKAFKPAHSIQ; encoded by the coding sequence ATGCAGTTCGACCGACTTCAATTTGCCGATGCATTGAAGCATTTCAGGAAAAAATATCAATATTCACAAGACAGTTTGGCGGAGCTGCTTTCTTCTTCGCATCGTGTGTTCTCTAGCTTGAATCAAGCAACCTTGAGCCAGTGGGAAAGGCAAAAAATCGAGCCAACGCTACTAAGGCGTCTTGGTATCGCACATTTCTTTCAGCAGCCATACCACTATGATTCTCAGGAGTTAAAGGTCGTCAAGAAAGCCCTGCAACATCCGGTCAATTCTCAAAATTTAAGCACGGTATACGACTATGAAATCACCCATACTGGTCACGTGCCTTTTGATAAGTTGGAAGAGGAGGATAGGGCTTTAGTGATCGATTCTCACCTGAGAATGAACGGGGGAGATATCATCGACACTCTTAATCAGCTTGAACTTAATCAACCCAAAATTTATTGTTTTTACTATAGAAAAATGTTGGTAGGGCACGTGGTCTATGAGCAGAAAAACAACTCAATTTATTTGGTGAGTGTGGTTTTCCTGACCAAGTCGATTCGAACTCAAATATTGAATCACATTGCTGGGATCAGCAAAGGTCTTATGATTTATTTTCCAATCCGAGATCATAGCTTGAGTCAGTTTATGGAAGATTGCTTCTTAGAAAGGTGTTGTTCTAATCACAGCATTACTTTTTATACAGGCGCCAGTCGTCAGTTTTTTGAGAATCCGATGATCAAAAGTGTTATGAAGGGGTTCCAAGATTTTCGATTGGTTCGATACGAGCAAATGTTGAAAAGTAAAGCTTTTAAGCCTGCCCATTCGATCCAGTAA
- a CDS encoding sugar phosphate nucleotidyltransferase, whose amino-acid sequence MTSKIVSVVLTDRGWNGLVPLTQTCCKSIIPFIGSHRLIDFSLTNLIQAGIKRNLILSRFHCSSLMDHLKHAWGDYKSRIEVLEPIYSQAKQLPVLRQNWTDVLLQHLDAFNRPTDEHVLLVGGEQIHRHYITSLLQYHQIQRAELTLVVAQVPVEQASQYHVVELDEQRQVISIQHQPQTPTEIPNKPGFAMVLTENYLFQRPVLVKGLFNNAKKLDGKHDLTKDIVSLLARRVKTALFDLGEIEEKQAPTYWHNVNNLDDYWRLQMMMLVEQSVAGKSGTDALLSKRVESKRPIEYCNIEAIKVRIKDSYIASGCQIEGACAIRSVIGEECELGRNSIVHESILMGRCKIGANSRITRTIIEEDVQIAPGTVIGEKPKRDKARFEMTDGGLIVIPKGSRVGFEEEATPLHENYPEGITDNVM is encoded by the coding sequence GTGACGTCAAAAATCGTATCGGTAGTATTAACCGATAGAGGCTGGAATGGGCTAGTTCCACTCACTCAAACCTGCTGTAAATCCATCATACCTTTCATAGGTTCTCATCGTTTAATTGATTTTTCGCTAACCAACCTCATTCAAGCAGGGATAAAACGTAATCTCATATTGAGTCGGTTCCACTGCTCGTCTTTAATGGATCATCTAAAGCATGCATGGGGAGACTACAAATCAAGAATCGAAGTGCTTGAGCCAATTTATTCTCAGGCTAAGCAATTACCGGTTTTACGACAAAATTGGACAGATGTTTTATTGCAGCATTTGGATGCCTTTAATCGACCCACTGATGAGCACGTTTTATTGGTTGGTGGCGAGCAAATCCATCGTCATTACATCACTTCCTTACTTCAGTATCATCAAATCCAACGAGCCGAACTTACGTTAGTCGTGGCTCAAGTCCCTGTAGAGCAAGCCTCTCAATATCATGTGGTTGAGCTCGATGAGCAGCGCCAAGTCATTAGTATTCAACACCAACCGCAAACCCCTACAGAAATTCCGAATAAACCGGGCTTTGCAATGGTGCTAACGGAAAACTACCTCTTTCAGCGGCCCGTGTTGGTCAAAGGTCTGTTTAATAATGCCAAGAAGCTTGATGGTAAGCATGACTTGACCAAGGATATCGTCTCTCTGCTTGCTCGTAGAGTGAAAACGGCATTGTTTGACCTTGGCGAGATTGAAGAAAAACAAGCACCTACATACTGGCATAACGTTAATAATCTTGATGATTACTGGCGACTGCAGATGATGATGCTGGTGGAACAGAGTGTTGCGGGTAAGAGTGGTACTGATGCACTGTTGAGTAAAAGGGTTGAATCTAAAAGACCAATAGAATATTGCAACATCGAAGCAATCAAAGTTCGCATCAAAGACAGTTACATTGCCTCAGGTTGTCAGATAGAAGGAGCATGCGCGATTCGCTCCGTGATTGGTGAGGAATGTGAGTTAGGCAGAAACAGCATTGTGCATGAATCCATATTAATGGGGCGCTGTAAAATCGGAGCGAATAGCCGGATTACGCGAACCATTATTGAAGAAGATGTTCAGATCGCCCCAGGCACAGTGATTGGTGAGAAACCAAAAAGAGACAAAGCGCGCTTTGAGATGACTGACGGTGGCTTAATTGTCATTCCAAAGGGCAGCCGCGTGGGTTTTGAGGAAGAAGCCACCCCACTGCATGAAAATTACCCCGAAGGCATTACAGATAACGTCATGTAA
- a CDS encoding NupC/NupG family nucleoside CNT transporter — MSVLFSLFGIVALLGCAFLLSESRSSINWKTVSRALLLQMGFAALVLYFPWGQAALASLSNGVSGLLSFADEGIKFLFGDLASTGFIFAVRVLPIIIFFSALISALYYLGIMQKVIQFIGGAIQKFLGTSKAESLVATGNIFLSQGESPLLIRPFLQNMTRSELFAVMAGGMASVAGSVLGGYAGLGVELKYLIAASFMAAPGSLLMAKIIVPERQTPSDYNNIELDKSEESNVIDALASGAMGGMKVAVAVGTMLIAFVSVIAMVNTGLENLGEMFGFAGITLQAIFGYLFAPLAWLIGVPGHEVLAAGSYIGQKIVMNEFVAFIDFVQHKATLTEHTQVIITFALCGFANIGSIAIQLGSIGVMAPERRKDVANMGLKAVAAGTLANLMSACLAGIFISL, encoded by the coding sequence ATGAGTGTTCTATTTAGTCTATTTGGTATTGTTGCACTGTTAGGTTGTGCGTTCCTGCTGTCAGAGAGCCGTTCTTCAATCAATTGGAAAACCGTGTCTCGTGCATTGCTGCTTCAGATGGGTTTTGCAGCCTTAGTGCTTTACTTCCCATGGGGACAAGCGGCGCTAGCTAGTTTGAGTAATGGGGTTTCAGGGTTATTAAGTTTTGCCGATGAAGGCATCAAATTCCTCTTCGGTGACCTTGCTTCTACAGGCTTCATCTTCGCGGTTCGCGTTCTTCCTATCATCATCTTCTTCAGCGCTCTTATCTCTGCCCTTTACTACTTGGGTATCATGCAAAAAGTGATTCAATTTATCGGTGGTGCAATCCAAAAATTCTTGGGTACCAGCAAAGCTGAATCTCTTGTTGCGACAGGTAACATCTTCCTCTCTCAAGGTGAATCGCCACTTCTTATCCGCCCTTTCTTGCAAAACATGACTCGTTCAGAACTGTTCGCGGTAATGGCAGGTGGTATGGCATCAGTCGCGGGTAGTGTTCTAGGTGGTTATGCAGGTCTAGGTGTAGAGCTTAAGTATCTAATCGCAGCGAGCTTCATGGCTGCTCCTGGTAGCCTTTTGATGGCGAAAATCATCGTGCCAGAGCGTCAAACGCCGAGTGATTACAACAACATCGAGTTGGATAAGTCTGAAGAGAGCAACGTGATCGACGCGCTAGCAAGTGGTGCGATGGGCGGTATGAAAGTCGCGGTTGCGGTAGGTACAATGCTGATCGCGTTCGTGAGTGTGATTGCAATGGTGAATACGGGTCTGGAAAACCTAGGCGAAATGTTCGGCTTTGCGGGCATCACGCTACAAGCGATCTTTGGCTACCTATTTGCCCCTCTCGCTTGGTTAATCGGCGTTCCGGGTCACGAAGTGTTAGCGGCAGGCTCTTACATCGGTCAGAAAATCGTAATGAACGAATTCGTGGCATTCATCGATTTCGTCCAACACAAAGCAACGCTGACTGAACATACGCAAGTGATCATCACGTTTGCATTGTGTGGTTTCGCGAACATCGGTTCTATTGCCATTCAACTTGGTTCTATTGGTGTAATGGCACCTGAGCGTCGTAAAGACGTAGCAAACATGGGTCTGAAAGCGGTAGCGGCTGGTACGCTAGCGAACCTAATGAGTGCATGTTTGGCGGGTATCTTTATCTCGCTATAA
- a CDS encoding DUF2913 family protein translates to MQSSKQAKQSADANQLLSELAVHALLHLHFKIHASSRMLSLKERNDLLQKWLKPKLKSNRYKLIKKPLKSLTQQAKGENGNLEALLERCVGADKPGNPQPHLDSYLLLINEVEKKLGTTVMLSRPEDVDLSHDQHGCLLCVLSDNLNQHFDDNNALIAPISMLFRGPMSQRSLFLGSIYASNTFNYEVLYQDEQFVRITLDLA, encoded by the coding sequence ATGCAAAGTTCTAAGCAGGCAAAACAATCCGCTGACGCTAACCAACTACTTAGCGAACTCGCGGTGCACGCTTTATTACACCTGCACTTCAAAATCCACGCATCATCGCGAATGCTTTCCCTTAAAGAACGTAACGATCTATTGCAAAAGTGGCTTAAACCTAAGCTCAAAAGCAATCGCTACAAACTGATTAAAAAGCCATTAAAGTCTTTGACTCAACAGGCAAAAGGGGAAAATGGCAATTTAGAAGCTTTACTTGAACGTTGTGTAGGTGCCGATAAACCTGGTAACCCGCAGCCTCACCTTGATAGCTACCTGCTGCTGATCAACGAAGTCGAGAAAAAATTAGGCACGACGGTAATGCTATCTCGTCCTGAAGATGTCGACTTATCTCACGACCAACACGGTTGTTTGCTGTGTGTGCTGTCTGATAACTTAAACCAACACTTCGACGATAATAACGCCCTAATCGCACCTATTTCGATGCTTTTCCGAGGCCCTATGAGTCAACGCTCTCTGTTCCTAGGCAGTATATACGCGAGCAATACCTTCAATTACGAAGTGCTGTACCAAGACGAGCAATTTGTGCGAATAACGCTAGATTTGGCGTAA